A genomic stretch from Leptospira licerasiae serovar Varillal str. VAR 010 includes:
- a CDS encoding LIC10173 family protein, whose translation MRRTHIEYLRAMVEGLVQGEDSAIPSDRFFEYQPPLDSIQEKIPCAILKASEPTNSIARKVKHRLAKIVRGRDTFLKNAVRQIKQDFKYTVDFWLETPDADVVSTVTERGILDQCLLFVSEHRWIQTDEGIPIEVRFGKNGIITDPAKETGNYKLYVEIIFRDGLYTIEEEETLGGAELEESVPTLERV comes from the coding sequence ATGAGACGTACTCATATAGAATATCTTCGAGCGATGGTAGAAGGTCTTGTGCAAGGAGAAGACTCTGCAATTCCTTCGGATCGATTTTTTGAATACCAACCCCCTTTGGATTCCATCCAAGAGAAGATTCCTTGTGCAATTTTAAAAGCAAGCGAACCGACAAACAGCATTGCAAGAAAAGTGAAACACAGATTGGCGAAAATCGTTCGAGGAAGAGACACATTCCTTAAAAACGCAGTACGCCAAATCAAACAAGATTTCAAATATACTGTCGACTTTTGGTTGGAAACACCGGACGCGGATGTCGTAAGCACCGTAACAGAACGCGGGATCCTTGACCAGTGTCTTTTGTTCGTGTCAGAACATCGCTGGATCCAGACAGACGAAGGGATCCCGATAGAAGTCCGGTTCGGTAAAAACGGAATCATCACCGACCCGGCTAAAGAAACCGGAAATTATAAACTCTATGTGGAGATCATTTTTAGAGACGGTCTCTATACGATCGAAGAGGAAGAAACTTTGGGAGGAGCCGAGCTCGAAGAGTCAGTTCCGACTTTGGAGAGAGTGTGA
- a CDS encoding phage morphogeneis protein encodes MNKFLSVTDTFGPKLNQAISQGRKKIEHVQEQNAALVQANVIKGIRSQKYKSNWPELSEETKERKAKLGQSNLTLIAEGDLSSSFEIVKENDSTFVVGTNKKQARAQEFGFETIGIPERPYFRPALEDSKKQILENFKTALGEIFK; translated from the coding sequence ATGAACAAGTTTCTTTCCGTAACGGATACTTTCGGTCCAAAGCTGAACCAAGCGATTTCTCAAGGAAGAAAAAAGATCGAACATGTACAGGAGCAGAACGCGGCTCTTGTGCAAGCGAATGTAATCAAAGGGATCCGTTCCCAAAAATACAAATCCAATTGGCCGGAACTTTCGGAAGAAACGAAGGAGAGAAAAGCAAAACTTGGACAGTCGAATCTGACTCTCATCGCGGAAGGAGATCTCTCTTCTTCTTTTGAGATCGTTAAGGAGAACGATTCGACTTTTGTAGTAGGAACAAACAAGAAGCAGGCACGGGCTCAGGAATTCGGTTTCGAAACTATTGGAATTCCGGAAAGACCTTACTTTAGACCTGCATTAGAAGATTCTAAAAAACAGATTCTCGAAAATTTTAAAACTGCGCTCGGAGAAATATTCAAATGA
- a CDS encoding helix-turn-helix transcriptional regulator, whose protein sequence is MNAVSEKPSRIKLSSHVRKMFYSTKEFARILGKSEKTIHRWEESGVFPFSSYELGERSTVWLISDVESWINSRRNKKERT, encoded by the coding sequence ATGAACGCTGTCTCTGAAAAACCTTCTCGTATTAAACTTTCTTCTCACGTAAGAAAGATGTTTTACTCGACGAAAGAGTTTGCGAGGATACTAGGAAAGAGCGAGAAAACAATCCATCGTTGGGAAGAAAGCGGTGTGTTTCCCTTTTCAAGTTATGAATTAGGAGAGAGATCTACAGTGTGGCTAATCTCAGACGTCGAAAGCTGGATCAATTCCAGAAGAAACAAAAAAGAACGGACATAG